AAAgatgacagaaatgtaattttgagGTGAACTGTCCATTTACCATCACACTGGTCGTTGTATATTGTCCTACATGAATGAGACCTTCACGGATTCAGTCTGCGAGTATGGAAAGATCCTAATCTCTAAATGTTAAAGACATTAAATTGAATTGTACGGATAGAATACAGAGGAATTAAGATCCAGGGTGTTGAAAGCTTATAGCAGGTGTCAAACGCTCTCAGGATCTTGTTTTTCTGTCATTGAGTCTTGGTTCTCTGAAGCATGATGGGGAGGGTGGTTTTCAGAGAAAGTGGTTGGAGCTTCAGTGCTGGAGAGGGGCGGTGCTGTGCGTCACCTGTTCGATCCAGGGCAGGTAACGGCTGACGCGTGAATACACACCTGGGTAAGAGGGGTCACCGCAGCCGTGACCCCAGGAAATGACCCCTGTCAGTACCCAGCGCCCTCCCTCACCCTGACACACTAGCGGACCCCCGCTGTCGCCCTGGCAGCTGTCAGCATGCTTTCTGAGGTCAGATGTCATACTGCCGGCACACAGCATGTCGTGGCTAGTGAAACGCTCGCCGTAACGCTTCTTACATTGCCATGAGGGCAGAAGAGGAACCCAGGCCTGAAGAAGAGTGCTGGGATGCTCAGTGtctgaaaaataagtgaaaaacaaaaaggtGAAACAACATTTGCAATCCATATAAAGGGACAGCTgctcaaaaattatatttctgtcccagtgttgttccaaacctatatgatttTATGTGGAACCTATATGATTTTTCTGGAACACAGAAAAACTATCTCTATTATAACTTCAAAATgtaactaataaaatgttaaaataaaataaaaatctttagatTAATATGGAATGAAattttcatatgtttttgaatgaagtcttttatgcttaccaaggctgcaaaGATTTggtcataaatacagtaaaaacagtaatgttgttaaataatactataataataaataaataaaaactgttattatatataatattttgtaaaaaaaaaaaaaaagaaaaaatggcaaagatgtattttcagcagccatttattCCAGTCTTTAGTCTTCCAGTCTTGGATTTGGTACTTAAGAAACATTTTGTTGATTCAGGATTCATATTTTCCAGGtttctttgttgaatagaaatTTAAATGTACAgcttaaatttgaaataaaaatcttttgtaacatttgatcagtttaatgtgtcttcaaaaaaaatcttattggcCTAAACCATCGTACATTAGtttatcacagtttccataaaaatattatgcagcaaaaactatttttaaaatggcaaataataagacatttttcttaagctccaaatcaacatattagaatgatttctgaaggatcatgtaacactgaagactgagaattcagctttgccatcacaaaaacaaattaaatgtaaaaatttatttaaacagaaCACGGGtcttttcaattgtaataatatttcaaaacattgctgtttttactgtattcaaataaatgcagccttggagaacataagagacttcttttaaaaaaacattaaaacaccttAAAGATTTGAAAAGTCTgaatgatattttatataaattaacgtatatatatagaattaaaaaaatttatgcaAAATTGTGGCCAACATTACCTGTCATTCCCCAGCCAGTGATGACACATGACGCCGGTCTCTTGCCCCACTTACTACCAGGTGCAGGCAGACAGGCGGCATTAGTGTGAGGGTTAAAGGACACGCACTTCCCCTCAGAGCCCTTCAGTCGGATCAGAGCCACATCATGCTCCCAGCTCTCCGTTCGGTACTTCCTGTGCACTTCTATACGCTCTGGAGAGAGCACACGTTCAAAATCATCCTGCTCCTTCGTGTGATAGTCCCCGAGCTTCACCACATACCGTGAAGCATCACTTCCAAACCTGTAGAATCAAGACATTCATTCATATTGCAGAAGATGCACCACTATTTCATTCAACCCACTGCTAATTTAATTAAGTGTTACTTTAGTGTTGATTTACAGGAGCTGTCTCATGCTAATTATTCCAAAACTGAGCACGACTGCTGCATCATTACAGAGCAATGATTTGTACACATAAATACATCATTAACATTCAAAATTGTGAAGTCTCTTACACCCACTAAggctttttttataatatttgattaaaaatacagaatacagaaattagtaatattgtgaaacattaaagcgatttctattttaatatattttaaaatgtaattcatcccTATGATGAAATATTCAGCATCACTCCAGTCTTTTTTGTCAACTGATCTTTCATAAATCAGTCTAATATATTGATTTtcttaacatttcttattataaaacatttcttataCGACTTTTTAGAAATACCagaattttttaaacattaaacatgtctatactgacaattttgatcaattgaatttgtcttagatgaataaaagtattcatttatttcgaATATAAAAACACAGTAATTATTAGATAATTAAAGCTTCAATAAGttttctaatttaaattaaaagtaaatgtatttgTGCCAGATGGCATCTGGAAGACATGTACACAGTTCACAGTGCTTCTAAATTGGCCTCTTATTTTTGTGCTGTCTGTAATTTCAGTTCAATGTCAGTAAAAAATGATTATGAAGTCGGAGGTAGTTGAGGAGCCTATAGGTGTAGCAGCCAACAGCACTGGTGTCCAGCAGGTGTCTCTCTTACCGTTTGAACGCAGTGCGCTGCAGTGAGCAGCCAGCAGGAGTTGATGAGAGTGGCTCCACACAGAGGCTGATTCCCTTTAGATTGAGATCTGAGCCACAGGGACGCCTGCCAGGGCCACTCACCCCTGTGGGGTATACATATgcacataaacatacacatagagacacacacacaatggatgaggtggagaaagagaaaataagttTATAATTGATCTGAAGTAAAAGAACAGTTTTATACAACTGAGGGAAAAATACAGTGTTAACACTGAATTTTAGCAATCAAAGAACTTATGAATAATTTGAAAGTAAATCATGTACATTTTAAGAAACTTATAAAATTTTTgcttaatatttagaaataacaGTCAAAGTAGGCTATTTCTAGATCTAAAGAAGTCTGTGGCACAATTTCAAAAGCTATTTAAACACTATCATAGAATTTATGGATCTGGCGTTTATATGGAGTTAACTTCTATTTTATTAGGTTTtcgtaattttgttgtttttattagtgcTTTATTTAAGTTGAAGTTTctgttaaatatttctatttagtgtTATATTTGGTACTTCAACTTATTCCAGTTTGTTGCCAAATCAACAATTttagtttttcttattttaatatttatatttcaactttatttcaattaccaaaatctattttttaatagttttagatttGGTTTATCATAATAACACTGCTATGGCATGAGTTTGATGTGCGATCTGTTTAATTGACCAATGTGcgctgtgatttttattttcttgtaaattaacgATATTTGTTTTACAAGacaatactatttaaaaaaaacttgaaaaatgtaaaaatgtttaatgtgtaactttatgtttatttgttattatttgtgaaatttactagcgaTTTCTGAGTGAAAGTATTTTCTTCAGAGTGGGGGTCTATGGAAagcttttcaaattatttatattctaattataattacagtcattttaataaattcaCTGGGTTGAACTAGTATACCTCTTAAATTAAGCATGACCTTTACATTatatgcaatgcaataaaataaatgtccacAACATGTGTTCAAGAACTGATTGAACCGCAGTAACATTTAGATGACTGCTAACCTGAGAGATTTATATCCTCCCACAATCCTCTTGCTGCGTCTCTCAGCGCCAGCTCTCAAACCGCAGGTGTGTGTGCCCACCACTGCTATGTCAGCCTCTGGCTCCGGCAAATAATCACACACTACACCTGCATCCTGTCCATGCTTACAAGCGTGGCTGTCTTGTCCTTTAGAAGGGCACTCTCCGAGAAACGACTCCTTCCCAGTGCACCTCACATTGGTCAGATGAATGGTCCCCTTCCCTGCTCCGAAATAACCCATCGGTCGTGCTTTTGACACCCCACTGCcacaaagagtaaaaaaaaacacattcaaagaATTTTCTTCTATTCATCTATCTGCATTCAATGTGCTAgagaaataataaatcatattccACAGTACTAATGAGATGCTTCTGAGCTATTTTGAGTTAAAATGGCACAAACGGATCAGTACGTGAATCCGAGCTGTCTGCAGACGACGGCAGCATTGACATCATTCCAGCCATGATCACAGACGCTGCCCCACTCTCCGTTAAGAAACACCTCCACTCTGCCTTCTTTTCTATTGTCTCCACCTGCCAGTCGCACCAGAGGCCCTGAAACCACAGAAACGCAAGCAAAATAGAGAACAGAGCTTGGAATGTGTCACGTGGAGTACTGTGCATgttcagaaataaatgtaaacctaaaaataaacaataagaaCGTTTTTCAGTAGTAATTTTCCTTATGAGCTAATTATAATACAGGCAGTTACACAGAATGAACTGGAAGACATGAATGATTTAAGAAATTTGGTGTGATTGCAGacaatgaaatgtattttgtttcagACAAAAGAAGCACATCCTCCTCAGTCTTGTATAATGTATTAGGAGTAAAAGAAACAGGCACAGTTACTAGCAGTGTAGCTTAAACCACAACATGACATGTGGGCACATGCTTTTAACAGTCAGTGAAAAGGCTGAACCTCAAAATAACGTTTCTATTTTTAGAACGAACAGTAAGCATTTCATAGCATCAAATGAACATGAAATCAGAATATTCTTAACACACATTTATGATCTTATTGTACATAACTCATCAGCGCACgttacagaaatttcattttcagTTATTGCCTTGAATATCTGTTATTTTATAACCCCTCCCTCTGTTCAATCTCTAATATGTAACATCCCATCTGTTACAATTCAAGCAACTCCTAATGGATAAAAGGCCTGCACTACAATACTTTCATTAAATACTGCATCCTAATTCACTCAGAAATGTTGCATGATGAAAGTATATTGGGTTGTGCATGTCTTTTCAtgtaatgttaaaatcaaataaaagacaCACATAAGTAACATAGCCTAACGTGGTTGTCAGCAGCAAAGAGTAAGGCATCATGTCAACAACCACACTAACCACAGATCTGCcacttgtaaaaaaaactaaaaaaaaaacatcaacctaCTTTAAAGCTTCTATCAGAGAGGAAATGAATTAGTCAACAGCTAAGAATGTATATGTCATGGAACAAGATACTAACTAATACTAACATGAAAAAGATTGttgaaaaaacaaactgaaataaaataaaaaatgtcaaaataacggAAAAACTCCAATTAAACAAACAGTTACTGAAACCAACCTgtcactggggtctagacaaatTGTACAAAATCATATGAGTGAGGTCGTATGAATTCATACAATTTTGTACAAATTAGCAACCTTGTAATATAACAATTTTgccattattggtatcaatgtgCTCGGCATGACCCAAAAAATATATTGAGACCAGTTCTATTACAATAGCCCAATTTATTCAAACGTTATTAGCATtttggtcaatttttttttaaattttataaattttcCTTCTGTGCCTTACGGATCAAAAGTTATGAGCATAAACATGAGTGAAAGTTTGGACTTTATGTAGTGAAAGTAGTGGCGCTAGACAGTATGAGTTAGAGTCTCCAAATTTGctattcttaaaggggtcatatgatgcacaTGTCTATGTCATTAAGTGAAAATATTTACGTAATGCCGGccagatgttcacgcaaaaaaagaaggcatggtttcagtagccgcagttagtgttgaagcagccatgtctgGGAGacgctgtgtgtatctaggcaaaagcaaaaacactttatttggccttccgataGTAGATCCGTAATAATCTTTAGGATTACTTAACACATTATATGGACGACTGTTTCGTGAACCTTGGAGAGGAGATAATTCTGATTTCGCGATGACAATCTgccgcttctgaatcagctactgtatatttcgttattagtttaagtatttgctattaaatgttaaaatgcagagttttgcgcgttgtgtgtgtgtgtgtgtgagagagagagagtcagctgtcttaaccgtccgtggcttgtgtactgcaaacaccaCGAgctgagcttcatcactgtgtctgtcacgcgactCTGTTCCTCGTCAGAAGAAAGGACTTTAAAGAAAACTACACGTTTGAGAGAGGTGTTGAGAGAGGTTAGTGCATTCCATTCCATTgacatataataatacataatatattttattcttagctgactaattaatttattttctgatgAAAGTACAATCttcatattactattataattattattattacatctatcacatgtattattattattcattgctGTCACTGTTGTTCAGGCAGTTAGTTAGACTTTAAACTTTGTAGATATTTGCCCTCTAAAGGAAATGGAAAACCATAAAGGAAATGGAAAAAGATCTGATCTGCACAAATCtgcaatttgtaaaaaaaaaaaaaaaaagaagaaaaaacactcaACCTGTTTTTGTAGCCGATGGGTTTGTACAGCTTCTGTGTATTAggttcagttttgtttttctttttaacgtGCTGGGTTAAATGTGACAACAGACCACACAAGGAAGAAGCACAATTCATAACAGATTCATACGGGtgagtaaaacataaaaaaaagaaaagaaaaaactacaagaccctggaccacaaaaccagtctttagtcaatggggtatatttgtagcaatacaaaaaatacattgcatgggtcaaaattatagacttttcttttataccaatatcaagtaaattaagtaaatgaaggatattaagtaaagattaagTAAagatgttccattaagatattttttacatttcatactataaatatattaaaacttcattttgattagtaatacgcATTGCTAGGAacctcatttggacaactttaaaagcgattttctcttttttttttggcaccctcagattGTTTCTCGCCAAATACTGTCCTTATTtatccagctttcagatgatgtataaaaagactcttatgattggttttgtgggCCATGGTTACAATTGTGAAAATCTATAAtgatataatatactgtattttcacaGACTTCCATCATTAAAATGATGAATATTTCCTGCAAAAATGTCTACACTGTGCTGAACAGCACAGAGAAGGTGGCCATTGGCACCATCTGTCTGGTGATCGCACCTCTCAGTCTCCTGGTCAATGTGCTCGTTCTGGTTGTCATAGTATGCTCTAGGAACCTGCGGCGACATCCGTCGTACCTGTTTATGGGCAGCTTGGCATTGGCTGACACAATTGCTTGTTGCTGTTACACCATCAGCTTCCTGGATTTCCACCTTTTTAAACCGGAAGACTCCTTTCACAAAACAGCTTATCTGTTTAAGCTGGGTGGCGTGACCATGGCGTTTACAGGATCTGTTGGAAGCCTGCTAGTGATGGCAGCTGACCGCTATCATGCCATTTACAAGGTTTCCACCTACAAGGTGCTGCTGACATGTAAAAGAGCCTTGGTGTGTATTGGGACATTATGGGTCGTGGCTGCCCTCATTTCCTTCCTTCCTCTGATGGGCTGGAGTTGTCAGACTTGTCAATCATGCTCCAAACTCTTTCCTTATGTGGATCGTTACTATCTAGCATTCTTTGCTAGTCTTGTGTTGGTGGTGATCATCCTCATACTGCTAGCTTATGCTCTGATTGTGTGGTTGGCCCACAAACATGAAGCCAACATGTCCGCTGAACATCCAGAGGGAGCACGCATGCGTTTGGACATCCATTTGGCAAAG
Above is a window of Carassius gibelio isolate Cgi1373 ecotype wild population from Czech Republic chromosome B12, carGib1.2-hapl.c, whole genome shotgun sequence DNA encoding:
- the LOC127968931 gene encoding cannabinoid receptor 2-like, with translation MMNISCKNVYTVLNSTEKVAIGTICLVIAPLSLLVNVLVLVVIVCSRNLRRHPSYLFMGSLALADTIACCCYTISFLDFHLFKPEDSFHKTAYLFKLGGVTMAFTGSVGSLLVMAADRYHAIYKVSTYKVLLTCKRALVCIGTLWVVAALISFLPLMGWSCQTCQSCSKLFPYVDRYYLAFFASLVLVVIILILLAYALIVWLAHKHEANMSAEHPEGARMRLDIHLAKTFGCVMLILLVCWLPVLSFMMTDVVLTELSKPQKRAFAFCSTLCLLNSGINPLLYTLRCRELRVALISLLEGLRRCKGCSSPASN